A genomic region of Tissierella sp. contains the following coding sequences:
- the wecB gene encoding non-hydrolyzing UDP-N-acetylglucosamine 2-epimerase, translating into MKIMTVFGTRPEGIKMAPIVKELEKREGIESVICITGQHREMLDQVLRIFNIEPDYDLNIFKPGQTLTEITTRALKGLEEVIIKERPDVLLVQGDTTTVFAGALAAFYQRVKIGHVEAGLRSGNLYSPYPEEANRKLTGIITAYHFAPTERNRQNLLKEDYPDDKIFITGNTVIDALKYVIKDDYIFELDLLNSLDYENKRVILMTAHRSENIGEPMEDIFTAIRDIIEKYEDVELVFPMHLNPKVREIAYSILSNNQRIHLIEPLDYESMENLMAKVNLIVTDSGGLQEEGPTFGKPVLVVREETERPEGIEAGTAKLVGTKYNDVFNELDLLLSNKDEYNKMANAVNPYGDGKASERIVDILLNNK; encoded by the coding sequence ATAGTGAAAGAATTGGAAAAAAGAGAAGGTATTGAATCTGTTATATGTATTACTGGCCAACATAGGGAAATGTTAGATCAAGTTCTAAGAATATTTAATATTGAGCCTGATTATGATTTAAATATATTTAAACCTGGGCAAACTCTTACTGAAATTACAACTAGAGCATTAAAGGGGCTTGAAGAGGTAATCATAAAGGAGAGGCCTGATGTACTTTTAGTTCAAGGAGATACTACGACTGTATTTGCAGGAGCTTTGGCAGCCTTTTATCAAAGAGTAAAGATTGGCCATGTAGAGGCAGGACTTCGTAGTGGAAACCTATATTCCCCATATCCTGAGGAAGCTAATAGGAAACTAACTGGCATAATTACAGCTTATCATTTTGCACCAACAGAAAGAAATAGACAAAACTTATTGAAAGAAGATTATCCAGATGACAAAATTTTTATTACAGGCAATACAGTAATAGATGCTTTGAAGTATGTTATTAAAGATGATTACATATTTGAGCTGGATTTATTAAATAGTCTTGATTATGAAAATAAAAGAGTGATTTTAATGACAGCCCATAGGAGTGAAAACATTGGCGAACCTATGGAAGATATATTTACTGCCATAAGAGATATTATAGAAAAATATGAAGATGTAGAATTAGTTTTCCCAATGCATTTAAATCCTAAGGTAAGGGAAATAGCTTATTCAATTTTATCTAATAATCAGAGAATACATTTAATAGAGCCTTTAGATTATGAGTCTATGGAAAACCTTATGGCAAAGGTAAATTTAATAGTTACAGATTCAGGAGGACTTCAAGAAGAAGGACCAACCTTTGGCAAGCCTGTACTTGTAGTGAGAGAAGAAACTGAAAGACCAGAAGGAATAGAAGCAGGAACAGCAAAATTAGTAGGTACTAAATATAATGATGTATTTAATGAGCTTGACCTTCTACTATCCAATAAAGATGAATATAATAAAATGGCCAATGCAGTAAATCCATATGGAGATGGAAAGGCAAGTGAGAGAATAGTTGATATATTATTGAATAACAAATAG